From Homalodisca vitripennis isolate AUS2020 chromosome 1, UT_GWSS_2.1, whole genome shotgun sequence, the proteins below share one genomic window:
- the LOC124366451 gene encoding uncharacterized protein LOC124366451 produces MNLVHLQLFFANSQWKILWILKKHLRMSVEKFEELLHMVEPIIRKQSTPMRKALTPRQKLETTLHFLATGDSLQSLSLLFRIPAPTISIFLPDVMKAIVTCLKSFMEVPSTTREWENIQRSFNVKWNFPSCCGALDGKHVAIKRPPGSSSEFFNYKGGYSIILLALVDADYRFLYIDVGSNGRANDSSVYRLSSLKRAMDSNQFNWPNDYVIVADDAFPLSINVMKPYSKRNLTLEERLFNYRLSRARRVVENAFCILASRFRIFEKSIDLNLPTVDLIVQCTCILHNWFRTTSSTTYLEKGSVDRNGGHSPWKVAVNPHFFAVLDR; encoded by the exons ATGAATTTGGTGCATCTGCAACTCTTTTTCGCGAACTCGCAATGGAAGATCCTCtggattttaaaaaaacatttacgtaTGAGTGTCGAAAAGTTTGAGGAGCTGCTACATATGGTAGAACCCATAATTCGTAAGCAAAGTACTCCAATGCGTAAAGCATTGACCCCCAGACAAAAGCTTGAAACAACTCTGCATTTTCTGGCTACAGGTGACAGTTTGCAGTCGCTATCATTGCTATTTCGCATACCAGCACCTACAATTTCGATTTTTTTACCTGATGTTATGAAAGCCATTGTGACCTGCTTGAAGAGCTTTATGGAG GTACCAAGCACTACACGTGAATGGGAAAACATACAAAGAAGCTTCAATGTAAAATGGAATTTTCCATCATGCTGTGGAGCCCTCGATGGGAAGCATGTCGCGATAAAAAGACCACCTGGATCTAGCTCTGAGTTCTTCAACTACAAAGGAGGTTACAGCATAATTTTGCTGGCATTAGTAGATGCAGATTACCGTTTTTTGTACATCGATGTTGGATCAAACGGCAGAGCAAACGATAGCAGCGTCTACCGACTATCTTCACTAAAGAGAGCTATGGATTCAAATCAGTTTAATTGGCCGAATGACTATGTAATAGTAGCAGATGATGCCTTTCCACTCAGCATAAATGTGATGAAACCCTACTCTAAAAGGAACTTGACACTAGAAGAGCGTTTATTCAATTACCGCTTATCACGGGCTCGTAGGGTTGTTGAAAACGCGTTCTGTATTTTGGCATCACGGTTCAGAATATTTGAGAAATCCATCGATCTCAACCTTCCAACAGTAGACTTGATTGTTCAGTGCACATGCATACTTCACAATTGGTTCCGCACTACATCGTCCACAACTTATTTGGAAAAAGGAAGCGTTGACAGAAACGGGGGTCATTCACCCTGGAAGGTGGCGGTCAACCCCCACTTCTTTGCCGTCCTTGACCGTTGA
- the LOC124366433 gene encoding uncharacterized protein LOC124366433 yields MKLVSVLFTQLIVSCWCGKPIDYTPLLKYLDDDIVRDLIDPIEGRGHVLLENVETYNSRLGDCRDMVQQNVFEAYVKAVELQKIGGPQFLKANVDRELLKKAYNWSDDDLKNLEKHFETTKMVWREVEGEFKSAEAVFKIIQEKEAKERAEQAEQERERVERLRKAEEEFSKKVTVNIGTAQPSP; encoded by the coding sequence ATGAAACTGGTCTCAGTACTCTTCACACAGCTGATTGTGTCATGTTGGTGCGGGAAACCCATAGATTACACACCTTTACTGAAGTATTTAGATGACGATATCGTGAGAGACCTCATAGACCCTATAGAGGGCAGAGGTCACGTCCTGTTGGAGAATGTGGAAACCTACAACAGTCGGTTGGGCGACTGCAGGGACATGGTGCAACAGAATGTATTTGAAGCCTATGTGAAAGCTGTGGAGTTACAAAAAATCGGGGGTCCGCAATTTTTAAAAGCTAATGTGGATAGGGAACTGTTGAAAAAGGCGTACAACTGGTCTGATGATGACTTGAAGAATTTGGAGAAGCATTTTGAAACGACAAAAATGGTATGGAGAGAAGTTGAAGGTGAATTTAAGTCGGCTGAAGctgtattcaaaattattcaagAGAAAGAGGCGAAGGAACGGGCTGAACAAGCCGAACAGGAGAGAGAACGTGTCGAGAGATTGAGGAAAGCCGAGGAAGAATTTAGTAAAAAGGTCACTGTAAATATTGGAACTGCGCAGCCATCTCCTTAG